The genomic window GCTTTCAACGCCAGTTACGACTTCACCGTGCTGGCCGCTGAGTCTGCACGCTATGGAGTGCCGCAACTGAGCCGCTTCCCCGTGTTGGACCCCTATGTCATGAACAAACAAGTGGATCGCTACCGCAAGGGAAAGCGCACGCTGACTGCCCTGTGCGAGGAATACGGGGTTGACCTGACCAACGCCCACACCTCCGCAGCGGATGCGCTCGCCACCCTCCGCGTCCTGGATGCAATGGCCGGCAAGTTCCCCAAGCTGCAGATGCCTGCGTCCACACTCCACCAGTTGCAAGTAGACTGGGCCGCGTCCCAGGCCGCCGATTTCCAGCAGTATTTGCGGCGCAGCAAACCCACCGCAGTTATCGAGGGCGAGTGGCCGGTCCTGCCGCCTGAGGATGCGGGTCGGGGCGGCTTCTAACCAAAGCTTCCTCCCACGGGGTTGCATTCTGCGACGCATGTCACACGAAACAGCGGGAACCCCAAAGGCCAGCCACTTCGCGTGCGGATTCCACACACGCACCGGCTGGCGGAATAGTCCGGAACCCGAGGACTCACCCAAGGGAACTTTGTTCGGCCAAATCGATGGCGAGCAATCATTTGTTCGATTCACGCTGCCCCGGTGGGCGGGTGACATAATTAAGTTTGGCGGGTTGAAGTCTGCTAGGGCAGCCACCCTTCCTTTCGGTTGCCACATTCCCCGCCCACCGTGAAACGTCTTCGTGACCCGATGAAAGTGATTTCTTCATGAAATTCAAAGCCCCTAAGTGGCTGTCTGTTGCCCCCGTGGCCGCAGCCCTGGTGATTTCCCTGGCAGCTTGTGGCGGTGGAACTTCCGAGCCCAGCGGTTCGCCCACCGATGCGTTGGCCGGCAGCGACCAGAAGTCCCTGGACACGTTCACCACCGCCGAGGTAACCCCGCTGGACAAGATCGACAAGTCCAAGTTGGGCCTCATTACCGACGGCACCCTGCGCGTGGGCACCCTCTCCGATGCCCCGCCGAACATCTTCATTGACCCCTCGGGCAAATTCACCGGTTATGACAACGAGCTCCTCCGCGCCATCGGCGACAAGCTGGGCCTGAAGGTTGAGTTCGCATCCACCGACTTCTCCGCGTTGCTCTCCCAGGTGGGCAACAAGCAGTTCGACGTCGGATCCTCCTCGATCTCCACCACCGACGCACGCCGTAAGACAGTCGGTTTCACCAACGGCTACGACTTCGGCTACATGGCCATCGTGACCAAGAGCGACTCCAAGGTGGGCGGCTTCGCCGACGTCAAGGAAGGCCTGCGCATCGGCGTTGTCCAGGGCACCGTCCAGGATGACTACATGACGAACACGCTCAAGATCGAGCCCGTCCGTTTCCCTGACTACAACACCGTTTACGGCAACGTGAAGAACGGCCAGATCGACGCATGGGTCGCTCCCTCCCAGCAGGCTGAAGGCCAGGTCAAGGAAGGCGACAACACCAAGATCGCCGAGAAGGTTGTCAACACCCAGAACTTCACCGCCTATGCAGTGAACAAGGACAACCAGCCGCTGATCGACGCCTTGAACTCCGGCTTGGATGCCGTCATTGCCGACGGCACCTGGGCCAAGCTCACAGCCGAGTGGTACAAGGACCGTCCGACTGCTGCCGAGCAGACCCCCCAGGGCTGGAAGCCGGGCAGCAAGGCCGTCCAGCTCCCCGCCAAGTAAACAAGGCGTTCCATGGATATCCTCAATCAACTTGCCGAGACCTTCTTTGACTGGGAGGCAATGGGCGAAGTCCTTCCCAAGATGTTCGCCGTCGGCCTGCCCAATACCATCGTCCTGGCTGTCGTCTCCGGCATCATCGGGACCGCGATCGGGATGCTGCTCGCCCTGATGGGGATTTCCCGGAACGCAGCAGCACGGTGGATAGCCCGCATTTACACGGACATTCTCCGCGGGCTTCCTCCGGTGCTGACCATTCTGGTGATCGGGTTCGGTTTCGGCCCCATCATTCGTGAACTGACGGGCTCCACCAGCCCCTACCCCATGGCTATCGCGGCGTTGTCGTTGATGTCCGGCGCGTACATCGGCGAGATCTTCCGGTCCGGCATCCAGAGCGTGGACAAGGGACAACTCGAAGCGACCCGTGCCCTCGGATTCAGCTACGGCTCCTCCATGCGCCTGGTGGTAGTACCCCAGGGAATCCGCAGGGTCCTTCCGGCCCTGGTAAACCAGTTCATTGCACTGATCAAGGAATCCTCATTGGTGTTCATGCTGGGCCTCCTGGCCACGGAACGCGAGATTTTCCAGATCGGCAAGGACGCCGCCGCCAACAGCGGAAACCTGTCCCCGTACGTTGCTGCCGCCATCTTCTACCTCGCGCTGACCATCCCGCTCACGCATTTTGTGAACTGGATCGACGCCCGCATGCGCTCCGGCAAGCCGGAGAAGAAGGAACCGGATGAGGCAGCAGCCGTGGTAGGAAAAGGAGCGCAGGCATGAGTGAATTCGCATCCGGCACATTAACTGCAAAGAACATCCACTTGTCCTTTGGCAGCAACCACGTGCTGCGGGGCATTGACCTGCACGTCGAGAAAGGCACCACGGCCTCCGTGATCGGCCCTTCCGGCTCAGGCAAGTCGACCCTTCTGCGCGTGATGAACCGCCTCATCGAACCCGACCAGGGCGACATCCTGCTGGACGGACGTTCTGTGCTCAAGGACAATCCGGACGAACTGCGTCGCCGGATCGGCATGGTGTTCCAGCAGTTCAACCTGTTCCCCCACAAGACCGTGGCTGAGAACATTTCGCTGGCATTGCGCAAACTCCGTGGCATGTCCAAGGAGCAGGCGCGCGACGAGGCCCTGTCCCAACTGGACCTTGTGGGCCTGAAGCACAAG from Arthrobacter sp. StoSoilB20 includes these protein-coding regions:
- a CDS encoding ABC transporter substrate-binding protein, giving the protein MKFKAPKWLSVAPVAAALVISLAACGGGTSEPSGSPTDALAGSDQKSLDTFTTAEVTPLDKIDKSKLGLITDGTLRVGTLSDAPPNIFIDPSGKFTGYDNELLRAIGDKLGLKVEFASTDFSALLSQVGNKQFDVGSSSISTTDARRKTVGFTNGYDFGYMAIVTKSDSKVGGFADVKEGLRIGVVQGTVQDDYMTNTLKIEPVRFPDYNTVYGNVKNGQIDAWVAPSQQAEGQVKEGDNTKIAEKVVNTQNFTAYAVNKDNQPLIDALNSGLDAVIADGTWAKLTAEWYKDRPTAAEQTPQGWKPGSKAVQLPAK
- a CDS encoding amino acid ABC transporter ATP-binding protein, which translates into the protein MSEFASGTLTAKNIHLSFGSNHVLRGIDLHVEKGTTASVIGPSGSGKSTLLRVMNRLIEPDQGDILLDGRSVLKDNPDELRRRIGMVFQQFNLFPHKTVAENISLALRKLRGMSKEQARDEALSQLDLVGLKHKADSRPANLSGGQQQRVAIARALAMKPEVMFFDEATSALDPELVKGVLALMTDLAQGGMTMVVVTHEMGFSRNVSDVVTFMDAGVVVESGPPEQLFTNPQTERLQGFLSDVL
- a CDS encoding 3'-5' exonuclease, giving the protein MSSWNTLSRAAFDLETTGKNSRSARIVTASITVVDDHGELIAEHEWLADPGVEIPLEASEVHGVSTEKARAEGRPAAEVTREVAAVLQELFDAGTPVIAFNASYDFTVLAAESARYGVPQLSRFPVLDPYVMNKQVDRYRKGKRTLTALCEEYGVDLTNAHTSAADALATLRVLDAMAGKFPKLQMPASTLHQLQVDWAASQAADFQQYLRRSKPTAVIEGEWPVLPPEDAGRGGF
- a CDS encoding amino acid ABC transporter permease, which translates into the protein MDILNQLAETFFDWEAMGEVLPKMFAVGLPNTIVLAVVSGIIGTAIGMLLALMGISRNAAARWIARIYTDILRGLPPVLTILVIGFGFGPIIRELTGSTSPYPMAIAALSLMSGAYIGEIFRSGIQSVDKGQLEATRALGFSYGSSMRLVVVPQGIRRVLPALVNQFIALIKESSLVFMLGLLATEREIFQIGKDAAANSGNLSPYVAAAIFYLALTIPLTHFVNWIDARMRSGKPEKKEPDEAAAVVGKGAQA